CTTCCTTAAGCGAATAGGCTCTATGCTTAATAACTCAAGCATTTGCTCTACTTTTTCATGTAAAATTTTCTTATCTTTATAAAAAATTTGAGCTGCTAAAAGCAAATTATCTTCTACGCTTAAATCTTTAAATATACTGCTTTCTTGTGGCAAATAACCGATGCCTTGTCTAGCTCTTTTATTTAAAGGTTCTTTGGTAATATCCTTCCCATCCAATAAAACTCTACCACTACTTGGTGGTATAAGACCACATATCATATAAAAAGTCGTGGTTTTACCTGCCCCATTTGGACCCAAAAGTCCGACAACTTCACCACTATTTACTTCCAAAGATACACTTTGAATGATTTTGGTTTTTCGAATCGTTTTTTCTAAATTGCTAACTTCTAACTTACTCATAAATTTCATACTTTCTTTTGTAATTTTGAGGCGTAATTTTTATCATTAAATTTGGAATTTCAAAACGATCTAAATATTTTTTAAGTTTTTCATCACCCCATTCTACTAAATGCAAACCTTGTTCAAAAAAATTTTCTATCAAACCATTTTTCAACAATTTTTCAAAACCTTCTTGATAAATATCATAATGATAGATTTTTCCTTCTTGACTAAGGTATTCTTGCATTGTACAAAAAGTAGGCGATGTTGGTATAATTTGACTTTGTCTAAAAGCCGCTAAAGCCTTTACAAGACTGGTCTTACCACTTGCTAAATCTCCTTGCAAAATCACCACACCATT
This genomic interval from Campylobacter sp. CCS1377 contains the following:
- the lptB gene encoding LPS export ABC transporter ATP-binding protein, giving the protein MSKLEVSNLEKTIRKTKIIQSVSLEVNSGEVVGLLGPNGAGKTTTFYMICGLIPPSSGRVLLDGKDITKEPLNKRARQGIGYLPQESSIFKDLSVEDNLLLAAQIFYKDKKILHEKVEQMLELLSIEPIRLRKGLSLSGGERRRCEIARSLMCNPKFLLLDEPFAGVDPIAVAEIQSLIKELKALNIGILITDHNVRETLAICDRAYVIKSGSLLASGSAEEIARNQDVKKHYLGSEFRLLE
- the tsaE gene encoding tRNA (adenosine(37)-N6)-threonylcarbamoyltransferase complex ATPase subunit type 1 TsaE; this translates as MKEMVLALDELDKICEILPKNGVVILQGDLASGKTSLVKALAAFRQSQIIPTSPTFCTMQEYLSQEGKIYHYDIYQEGFEKLLKNGLIENFFEQGLHLVEWGDEKLKKYLDRFEIPNLMIKITPQNYKRKYEIYE